The genomic window GCGTGACATGGAAACCAAAAAAAGATCAGCGGGAAATGGAACCCGTTCCGGGATCACCGCTGCATGAATTATCTACTGCACTTCCAACCGAATATACCGGGTGGTGCCATCGAGCGGGAGCAAGACCTCCACGGTCTCGACGTCCCCGTCGTCCCCAATAACGGTCACGGCCATGTTGTCCGTGCGCCAATCCGGATCGGTCAGGGAGAACGACCAGCTGGTTCCCACGGCATAGCCGCTGTTGAGCCGACGGTTGTATTCGATTCTGAAATTCGAAGCCTCGGCCGTCGGGTTCATTGCCGGGAAATCGGAAACCAAGGGGTCGGTTACCAACGCCCATTCCTGGGCATTGCCGAGATGGTCGCCGTCCGGGTTGCCGGAAGCGGACGTGTCGGTTCCGCCCGGGGCGCCGGCAAAGGCCGTGGCCGCCCAGGCGTCGTAGGCCGTTCCGCCCGCATCCACCAGGACGACATTATCGATGGCCGTATCGGCGGCGTGCCACTGCTCCTGCTTCGAGCGGAAGCGGATCGTCACCTCGGCGTTTCCGGCAAAGGCCGAGAGATCCACCGTTGCGGTCGACCATGGGTCTTCGCTGCTGGTATGCGGATTCGGATTCCCCGATTGGGTCCAGACATTGGACGTCCAAGCGCTTCCGTCGTACACATCGACCGACAAATAGTCGATAAAGGGGCCGTACATGTGATAGTCGAACGTCATTTCCGGAGCGCTCGCCGAGCTGAAATCAAACTCGCACTCCACCGAAGAGGTTTTATAATAGGCGCCGTTGTCGTGGTTTTCCACATACAGGTACCAGCTTCCATCCGAAGCGGCGCTGGGTCCGGTGTTGGCCGTGTCGGTATAGCCGCTGTTGCGTTTCCATTCATGATCGTCGTCCGTCGACTGCACCCACAGCCCAAAGCCGCTCTCGAAGCTTTCGGCATAGGGCAGGGTCGGCAACGCCCCCTCGACGCGGATGTTGTCGATGGCGATGTCGGAGACGTGCCAATATCCCTGCTTGGCGCGGAAACGGATGGTGACCTCGTTGTTGCCGACATAGGAAGACAGATCAACCACCGCGTTCGACCACGCGCTTTCGCTGCTGGCATGCTGCGCGTTCGTGCGGCTCCAGACATCGGAACTCCAAGTGGCACCGTCAAAGATATCGACGGACAAATAATGGACGTTGGCTCCAAACATGTGATAGTCGAAGCTTAGCTCCGCACCGGAAACCGCACTCAAATCAAAAGCGCAATCGATCTGGGCCATCTTGTTATGCCCGTCATAATTATCGTGGGGTTCAATGTACAGATAGGTGTTGCCGTCCGAGGCACCGCTCGGGCCCGTTCCGGCCGTCGGGGTGCCGCCGCTGTTGAGCGTCCAGTCGAAGTCGTCGGCGGTCGATTGCACCCAGGCATCCAGTCCGTTTTCAAAGCTTTCCGCATAGGGCAGCAACACGTTGCCGACCTCGATCGCGATGTTGTCGATGGCCGGGTCGGCCGAGCTATACTGGGTGTTCTTGGTGCGGAAGCGGATGGTGACTTCCGGGTTGCCGGAAAACTCCGTCAGGTCGACGGTGGCGGTGGACCACGGCTCGGAGCTGGCGTTGTGCTGCTTCCCGTTCCTGATCCAGACATCGGTCGTCCAGGCGGTTCCGTTGTGGACATCCACCGCCAGAAAGTCGATGTAGTTGCCATACATGTGGTAGTCGAACGTCAGGGTGGTTTCGCGCCGGGTGCTGAAATCGAACGTGCACTGGAACGAGGCCGTTTTGGCGGAGCCGGGGGCATCGTGCCCTTCGGCATACATGTAGTAGTCGCCGCTGGAAGCGCCATCGGGTCCGGCCGCGGGGGAGAAGGTGCCGCCGCTATGACGCCGCCATTCAAAGTTATCGTCCGTCGCCTGCGCCCAACCGCCGATGCCGTCTTCGAAATCTTCGAAGTGCGGCAGGGTTTCGATCGGGCGGCCGTCCGGAAAATAGGTATCGATAATATCCTGGATGGCGTCCGCCGACTGCTGTCCCAGGGTCGAGGTCCACGTCGTGCGCCATGTGTCATAATTTGCCTGATCCACCGTGCTGACGAGATTGCCCACCGCATTGTCGTGCGTGACAAATTCGGCGGCGCTCATTGGGATGACGGATTTATAGTAGACCAATCGGTCATAGATTGCGGCGGAATGCTTGATGCCTTCGGAGGCCAGCGTGGATTCGATATAGGAGGCATTGTTCGGGTGCACGCCCCAGAAATGGATCAGCGGCAGCAGGTTGGCGCCGGCGGCGCGCGACATGCGGATGATGCGGCTGTCGGGCGGATCGTAGTTCTTGGAATACTCGATCCCGTTTTCATAATCGACCGCGACGGATTTCCAGAAGTCGCCAACGGCATCCCAGCCGAACAGGGCGGCGGTCTCGACATACTTCGCGTAGCCACGGTGCTGGTATTTCATTTCGGTCCCGGTCATGGCATTGCCGTTGCGGAAACTGGAGTGAACCATCCAGTTGATCGCGGCATGCTTGCGGTTCATGGCCCCGCCCCATGTCGAGTTCAGCGAACGGCCGAACGCTTCTTCGAGGGGGACGTTGAGCATCCGGTTGTGCACCGGGACATAGGGCAAGTTGACCGTGGCTTCCACTTCGCCGGAAAACTTGGTGATGGACATCGCATGCCCCAGCTCATGCAGGTGGACATGATTCGCGAACTTCGGCCCGTTGAGATAGTCGTGGTCCTTGTTGCCGCCCGCCGTGGAGGTCGGGGTCCAGGAGTCGTTCGACTGCGGGTAACCGGGGGAATAAGCCCCTGCATCCAGCAAGACATCAATGATGCAATAGAGCACGGTCTTGGGGCGGAGGCGCGGCAGCCCCTGCATATCGGAGACGGCATCCATCGCCAGATCCCAGTTGTTCATCAAGGTGACCGGGTCGTTGTAGGCATAGATCCAGTCGGTGGGGACGGTGAGCATGAACTTGTCGGTTTCGAAGTCCGCCCAGGCGCCGGGATGGCTGCGCTCGGTGGTCTGCCATTCGGTCAGCGTGGTCTGGCGGGCGGCGGAGTTGGAATAGAACGGCGAACGGACGGTGTTCTGGAGTTCGACCGTCACCAGGCCTTCATCGATTCCGTACGGCACCTCGATGTAGATGCCGCCACCGAGCGGGCTGGCGATCTCCGTGGAGGTGGAGTTGATGGCATAGGTCTTGGTTACCCGGTCGAACCGCTTGACCGTGCTTTTGTTGGAGAGGTCGGCCACATGGGCGCCAACACGGATCTCGAAGCCCTTGCCCACCAGCGCCGTCGGCACGGTGACGGTGGCAATGTCGCCCGGCGCCAGGTAGGCACCGGTCGGGCGGCGGGCCGACTCGGTCATGAAATCGACCGGGTAGCCCCACGCATTGGTTTGCGAGGCGTTGATCTGCACCGAATAGACGGCAAGCGGGTCGGACGGCGAAGCCACCGCGCCCGGGAAATAG from Pontiella desulfatans includes these protein-coding regions:
- a CDS encoding M60 family metallopeptidase — encoded protein: MSLMNSKTKASIQVVVAVFIVAMGGASAEAAVLAGWHEFGASDGLYKYETSTKAPDEYMSGVSGMLHGGDGSRSTWGSTDGTFGSSTAVETSATDGAISHRTDKPNMFLTIINNTASDVTLDSIVFDLASVATSSPQDIALYYDSGDLAVADGFLINSATGVNGNGLASVDDYEDFDWSLSALADQTLAKGQRAVFRFTVANAGNNQQALALDNIAILGSGTAGDALADALTQLKEHINGTGTLTVSEINALTTTIGNNAGKVGDNAGRIVQAFDLVKAYETDVGAMFVSGGSFTRDDTSSVAKALKHAMLEVYQGIVDDAYNTWNLTTHRSALEGAMFESSSYFPGAVASPSDPLAVYSVQINASQTNAWGYPVDFMTESARRPTGAYLAPGDIATVTVPTALVGKGFEIRVGAHVADLSNKSTVKRFDRVTKTYAINSTSTEIASPLGGGIYIEVPYGIDEGLVTVELQNTVRSPFYSNSAARQTTLTEWQTTERSHPGAWADFETDKFMLTVPTDWIYAYNDPVTLMNNWDLAMDAVSDMQGLPRLRPKTVLYCIIDVLLDAGAYSPGYPQSNDSWTPTSTAGGNKDHDYLNGPKFANHVHLHELGHAMSITKFSGEVEATVNLPYVPVHNRMLNVPLEEAFGRSLNSTWGGAMNRKHAAINWMVHSSFRNGNAMTGTEMKYQHRGYAKYVETAALFGWDAVGDFWKSVAVDYENGIEYSKNYDPPDSRIIRMSRAAGANLLPLIHFWGVHPNNASYIESTLASEGIKHSAAIYDRLVYYKSVIPMSAAEFVTHDNAVGNLVSTVDQANYDTWRTTWTSTLGQQSADAIQDIIDTYFPDGRPIETLPHFEDFEDGIGGWAQATDDNFEWRRHSGGTFSPAAGPDGASSGDYYMYAEGHDAPGSAKTASFQCTFDFSTRRETTLTFDYHMYGNYIDFLAVDVHNGTAWTTDVWIRNGKQHNASSEPWSTATVDLTEFSGNPEVTIRFRTKNTQYSSADPAIDNIAIEVGNVLLPYAESFENGLDAWVQSTADDFDWTLNSGGTPTAGTGPSGASDGNTYLYIEPHDNYDGHNKMAQIDCAFDLSAVSGAELSFDYHMFGANVHYLSVDIFDGATWSSDVWSRTNAQHASSESAWSNAVVDLSSYVGNNEVTIRFRAKQGYWHVSDIAIDNIRVEGALPTLPYAESFESGFGLWVQSTDDDHEWKRNSGYTDTANTGPSAASDGSWYLYVENHDNGAYYKTSSVECEFDFSSASAPEMTFDYHMYGPFIDYLSVDVYDGSAWTSNVWTQSGNPNPHTSSEDPWSTATVDLSAFAGNAEVTIRFRSKQEQWHAADTAIDNVVLVDAGGTAYDAWAATAFAGAPGGTDTSASGNPDGDHLGNAQEWALVTDPLVSDFPAMNPTAEASNFRIEYNRRLNSGYAVGTSWSFSLTDPDWRTDNMAVTVIGDDGDVETVEVLLPLDGTTRYIRLEVQ